TAATTGTCGACAAcaattttacttataatattgctattgaaataataaaagaatatgaGAATCCTGAGCCTAAATCTATTGAGGAatgcaaaaatagaaaagattggtcaAAATGGAAAGATGCAATTCAAGCATAATTGAATTCACTTTCTAAACGTGAAGTTTTTGGACCTGTAGTCCAAACACCTAAAGGTGTAAACTAGTAGGATGCAAATGGGTATTTgtgtaaaaatgaaatgaaaataaaatgaagtcGTAAGATATAAAGTAAAACTTGTAGCACAAGGATTTTCGCAAAGGTCCagcattgattatgaagagacatattctcttgtggtggatgcaatcacgtttagatattttattaatctggcagtacgtgaaaaacttgacatgcatcTAATTAATGTTGTTACAGCCTATTTATATGGTACACTTGAtactgaaatttatatgaaaatccctGAAGGATTTAAAATCCGAGAAGGATATAGAGTTTCTCAGAAAATTGCtcaattagattaaataaaagtttatatggattaaaacaatctGGGCCTATGTGGTACAATCGTCTTAGCGAGTACTTGTTAAaagaatgttataaaaataattcaatttgtccatgtgtctttataaaaaggtttggatcaaattttgtgataattgctatttatgttgatgatctaaatattattggaactcctgaagagcttcaaaatacaataaagtgtttaaaaaaaagaatttgagatgaaagatcttgaaAAAACAAAGGTTTGTCTTGGCTTATAAATCGAGCATTTAAAAGATGGAAGTCATGTTCATCAATCAACTTATACGGAAaagatattaaagaaattttacatgaaTAAAGCACACACATTGAGTACTCCGATGATTGTACGATTattagatgtgaataaagatcaattttgTCCTTGCGAGAAAGATGAAGAGTTTCTTGGTCCTAAAATACCATATCTAAGTGTCATAGGGGCATTGGtgtatcttgcaaacaacacaagacCTGATATAGCTTTCGCTGTAAACTTGTTAGcaagatttagttcttttccAACACGTAGACattggaaatgaaattaaacatgtatttagatatcTCAGAGGGACTATTGATAtggggttattttattcaaatgattcaaaatctcTACTAATCGGCTATGTTGATGCTGGATACTTATCAGATCCACATAAAGGTCAATCTCAAAcaggatatttatttacatgtagGTGTACTGCCATATCACGGTGTTCAACAAAGCAAATATTGCATACGCTTCTTTAAATCATGcagaaataattgcaatgcatgaggcaagtcaagagtgtgtttggctaaggttattgaCCCAACATATCGAGAAgatatataatttacttttacaAGAATAGATGTCAACTATCTTAAATAAAGATAATGCAACATGTATAGCTCAATTGAAGGGTGGTTACATCAAAACTGATAGACAGAAACTTTCAATCATtatacaaacaaaaaatttcaaactattttattattttaattatgttataataattacttgaaataatttatttaaaataaaaacaatttaaaaacccacaaaaacttatttaaactttttttttcaattttctttttgttctcttGTTTCGATTTTGACTCTCCCTAACGTACCAAAGCTTCTCGCTTCTATTGTTCTTTCTCTCTTCCACGACCCCCTCCCAAGAAAACCAGAAAAGAAGTTTCTTCGCTTTTCCTTTGTGCAAAATCTGGAAAGTAAGTTTCATTAATGCAATTCTTGAAATGggttttcttcaatttcttcaaaGAATTCACTTTCTTTTTGGTTCTTGGCTTTACAGGGATGAAAGCTGAACCGTaagttgttttcttcttttgttcaTTCCTCTgctttttatcatcttttcgcctttttttttcttagttaCTGTTTCCAGCTTTAATGGCGCTTTTGGctgcaattttttttcttttttttggggtGGGGGGGTTTGAATAGAGTGGTGGTTTgcttatgtttttaatttgacatgGTTTGCTTGAATCTTTATGTTGGTCTTTTATGAATCTTGGATCGTTACATTAAGATATCCCACTAGGTTCTTTTTAAGACCAATCATctgtttagggtttttctatTGGTATTCTGTTGAAATGGCTGTggttctaatttttcttttatatttctacCTATTAAGCGATGAGCAAAACGAAATGGCTGGTGGAGGGGAAGGGGAAGGAGGAAGCAAACTGACTAAAAAATATGCTGAAACGTATCTGAAGGAAGTCAGGGAGATGTTTGAGgataaaaaatacaagtacGACATGTTCCTTGAAGTCATGAAGGATTTCAGTACTCAAAGGTAACCCCTTTTGGAGTTCAAAACTTCAAAATAGGAGTATTTTTGGTTCGGGAATATTTGAATTTAGGGTTTTGGTCGGTTGATTAATTTGTTTTGGGTTTGAGTCAATTTTATATTCAAGTTAGTTCATGAATAGCATGTGACACGTCACATATAACTGTTTGATTATTTCATTAATCACATaggattttaataaaaaaagactaatttactcttCGATCTAATgtatataaactaatttattatttttttagtaaaaaagacaaaatataattttacacaCAATATATGAACCTCTATGGTACTTTTATCAACATATCTTTGGTGTTATGCAGGGCTGACATAGTGTGTGTGATGGGGCGAGTGAAAGAGTTATTGAAAGGGCATAGCAACTTGATTCAGggatttaatttgtttttaccGAAGGGATATGAAATTAGCGTGGACGAGGAGAAGGCTTCTCCGGAAGAAAAGATTTCTGAATTTGATGAAGCATTCGATTTTATAACGCTAATAAAAGTGAAATACTGAAACCATTGTCCCATAATATTCGGATACCAATTGCTATCTCTAATTGATGCGATCTTACTATGCAGGAACGTGATGAGCATGTTTATCTGGATCTTGTAAATAAGCACTGGGGGGGAGCAGGACGTAATTAAGTTCTATGCCAACGTAATGTGTGTTTGTTTCGGTTTTgatattatgaatttaaatacaaatttaatctatcttactttttctttgtttcatcGGTCTTTCAGGTTGCTTCTCTTTTTTGGGACCATCCAGATTTGCTTGAggagttcaaattttttttaccaaatacTATAGCCtcataataattacatattctattttttttttctatgttgTTAATTGTTCATTGAATTGACCCACCGGATTTGTATTTGTCCCCATCACTCCCACAAATTGCAAAGGATTATATAAGTTACATATTATTTTGTCATTTGAGTTTTATTCCACgtattgaaaattaatatttttaataattttttttaaatatgcttGATAACTTATTTTTTCAATATAGTACCTAAACTatcattttatgtattatgatgGTACCTAAAGTTAACACTCATAGTAAATGTTAAACTAATCAATAGAAATTTGACACAtggattatttttcaaatcatcaagtcctgaaagaaaaaaaagaaatgaaatttaaaacaaatgactAAACCTAAACAACATAagtttaactttaaaaaaatcattttctaactCAAAAtgtcttcaattttttaaaaccttaaaattttcaaaatctttcgaAATTTATACAAGCCGAAATTTCCCTAAATTATGTCTCTTGCTTGACTTATAGAGCTTAAATGGGAGGTTGCATAACTTGATTTCAATTaccatttcattttgttttgttttatttatcttttctgtCACACTAGGAAATGTTCAAGGTTAAGTGCCACGACAATTATGagtactaaattagaaaaactttttatttaagcaGTATCTAATATGGTTATAAGAATCTTGTAGGTTGATTGGTAAATAGTTATAATCCAAGTTTTCTTTAGTAGGAAACGTTATGATTAAgggtattaataatattgaccGACTTAGGATTAAGGGAAACGATAGTGGAAAGATTATATAATGGAGGACTCTTtcattttggcattcatttttatttcttccatCTTCTTCTCTAGTTTGTTCCGTAAGAGAGAAAAGTTAAGAAGTGATTTGCATAGAGGGAGAAAATAAAGTATCAACTTAAGTGATTGAGCATTTAGTAAACTGGTAATCTTTCTAAGACTTTCTAAAGGATGAAGAAATGTCACTTGTGCACTCTGTGCCACGTGTTATCTAGCTTTGCGGAGGTTCAAGCGGATTGTACAAAGAATGTATATGCTTGGTATTTGACTTTGTAGAGATTCGATTGGACTATACAAACATATATGCGCACAAGTATATGAAAACCCTGCAAGGGTTCTATGTAAGTATGAGACTCTGTGAAGTCTAAGGCTTTAAGTCTCATGTGTATAAGCAAGTCCACCACATTTGGTATTTAAGTTTATCGTTAAAGGTATATGTTGGAATTCACCATATGAAGTTCGCGACAAAATTCGCATATGAAAGATTTCCATATTCATGAATCTTCTTCAATGAATCTGTATACATGAAAGTCCGTCGAACTTGTCCTTTAAGATATACGTCAAAGTTATATGTGACATTTCACCATGCGAAGTACGTGACATGAATCTACATGTATCTTCATGTATGAATCTGCCACATTTATGAAGTTTCTTCTATGAATCCACATTTATATGTCAGTATTCAATTATGGATCCGCACGCATGAGTTCGCCATATATGAGTTCGCATCCATGAATCttttatatgaatcaatatGTGTGACAGTCCGATGAATGTATCATTAGATTCAAGCTATGGTAGTCTGTTGATATTATACTCATTGTAACgcaccaaaattttaattttgggtattgtgaatgtgtaaTACAAacatctgtcagctttagtggttatgtgttttaggagtgtttgggaggtcttaagttcaagccaggacttgggcaaattttggtatttttatgaataagttgtatctttggtcagtaggcttttatataaaagttggcaaataaataatagaatggGTCTGCtagtctggtggataagtggaggaGTCTTTGGGACGGCAAAGGTTGTATTTTTACTCCTAATTTTGGAAAGAGTTGTGCTGAACTGGGTTTCTGAGTGGTGGGTGTGTAGTGCGAAGTGAGGGAGcgattttaggagtgaattaAAGGATTATGAAGGAGAATATCTAAAATCTgatcattttttcctttttcgaaaaaaagagtcatttttctctccatctttctgacgttttctctcccccatctctaccgaatttttttcttctttgcttcttactcgattttatttttttttctttcctctactgCCGAAATTCCCTTGTTCCCACTACATcattctttcctcttgatttcgtaacgttaagcagcacttgtgcaaatttggtaagttgttgggtatcattttaagagattattttgtgtttaatagtttaattttgggGTGTTGGCAGTAGCATTTCGGGAGGATTAAGGCTCTCCTCATGATTTTCGTAAACGTACCGATTTGAAGTTTTTGCGGTAAGTATTCATCGTTTTATGAGTAAGTATTTTGGTTCTGGGATTTTGATTAATCGCGAGGTAAGACTGATTatggtgttatttgttcaattataggctttagagtgctcggggactgttttagcataaaaaaaactaggtgtgtacccgaaacataaaattaagggattcggtgaaaagtcaaaattgcTTGCTATTTAGACAACAGCAGTaagctaactttgaaaaaacaccataaattgtggaaatcgaattagagatgaaaaaaaatatggaattaaagatatttgagtctagtttatCATACAAGAAactaagtaagcaaaagaatttcatattatgagatattataattttagtaagatagggtTAGAATGATTTTGAATCCCTAacttgattttggaaaattattataaattgtttaaaaataattatgggttagaatttatatgtttaaaatcctgaataaGTCTACCTTCAAGATAAACAAATgggaacatcatctgaattttgcatgagaagataattaattttagtgcaAAAGGTCAAAATTGTCAAACAACAAAATAagggaaactttaaaaataaactgtacttattggctaaaccaataatgttaaaaattttatggtaagaatatatgtgattctggtttcaagaaaaatttgtggatcttaattcagaattctgtagcttaagatacaaataatttagtaatagtgactcaagtagatagctttgaaggatcatatgagaaaatagtggaaacacatatgaataattaactagcacgggttaaattaaaatggatcacgagaccaaggccaatttgagtcatgtgggccacacgggcgtgtaggcCCACACGAGCGAACgtcatgggcttgtaggcctatttttactttttgactgataaggttgcacgggtcgcccaagttgactgtgaacctactgtagggtcggtaagtttacctagacccctaattgactgaaatgactgtatgactgatatgattaatCCTGATGATGCCCCACTGActtgatactgtatgccctatttacatgcatgatattatgttatagcatgtcatatctgtatattgcattgcattagGTTGAGGATTataatgttcggaggaagtgtactgaaaggcctcaaCCATAGTTTACTGGCAGCTAAGCTGCAAACTACTATCcagtgccgcattcggtactacttggagtgtaggaaTGGGTttgttgattatatccccacattgagtgtagggttggacggagatggtgtgtagaggctggatgggtagatttttgtgactgcatatctgttactgctactgatactgtgatgggctaaagccctatTGCATGATTGTTTTTGTACAGAGATGAGCTGAGGCCCAAACTGGACtaatactgatactgaaaagggattaagcccagactgtgattatttgtttactgtctgttcatttgtatagggattacacactgagtttacataaactcaccctttctgtttaatctgtacaagTAATCCCCAGATATAGGCGGATCGGTGCGATGGAGGACTtagtggtggccacacgacttcttttacactgtttactacctatttatgattttacttttatttgggagtattttaCTGTAATTGAGGCCTTTacgaattttgatttaaaatttggatcttatacggttttatgatttaaatctactagtgttaggtaaaactcgggttttcaattgaaattaattttttatcaaaaataccacgaataagaaaactgtttaaaagctttcgcaataaaaaaatattttgaaattgaataacgatttgtaaatgaataatgttttgaaaacgaATGACACGATTTGaagttaacataagataataaaaaaaaggttaaatagaaaagaggaTTTAGTGACGacatattttttgaaaagcactaccatgtgacgtcgtcagattcggccataacgtctaggccggatttggggtgttacatttagtggtatcagagctaggttgcaaaactcggctGTGGATGTGGGTTTTTAATACGTGCTTTTTGATAACtggtttttaaatgtttttactgAAAGTGTGGTACACGGAGTCTCCAGCGCCGATCTTGTAAGTTTTCTGAAActgtaaattatttaaactgAATCTATCTTTGATAGCATATCCTGAAAATGCTATACTGAAAACACTTTAAATAGTGCATATTAAGACTGTAGTAAAAGTGATAGACATTGATTGACACTGCGATGGATGAAACAAAATTTACACTTCTAat
The window above is part of the Gossypium raimondii isolate GPD5lz chromosome 9, ASM2569854v1, whole genome shotgun sequence genome. Proteins encoded here:
- the LOC105797830 gene encoding paired amphipathic helix protein Sin3-like 2, with translation MKAEPDEQNEMAGGGEGEGGSKLTKKYAETYLKEVREMFEDKKYKYDMFLEVMKDFSTQRADIVCVMGRVKELLKGHSNLIQGFNLFLPKGYEISVDEEKASPEEKISEFDEAFDFITLIKERDEHVYLDLVNKHWGGAGRN